The following is a genomic window from Hemitrygon akajei chromosome 6, sHemAka1.3, whole genome shotgun sequence.
TGCTGTGTCCTTCGTAttatggtgggccaaagggcctgttatcgTGCAGTACCGTTCCACATCCTATGTACCTacctcaaacacttcctctggcagctcattccatacctggcccaccctccaccctcccctcccctcccaccttaaaccaatgccctctACCTCTTGACTCCCCCACCCTGGGGAGAAAATATTTTGAATCCGAAACACTTACTCTTCTTCCTGAGCTGACTGTTCTTAAACCTGAAATAGTAAATTTTCCTTCTCACTCCACAGATTAGGCCTGACCTGCTGGATGTGGGCAGCACGGTCGCGTAAGGCTTTACCGCTCCAGTgagccgggttcaattcccgccgctgcctgtatgGAGTTGGTCCGCAAGGATTTACTCCGGCTGTTCGGTTTTCGCTCACGGTCCACAGATGTGCGGGTTAGTAACCGGACAGCCTTGGCTTGTCACTGTGCAATATCTCtaacagggttcccaacctttttctaggccatggaccaataccactaAGCAAAGTCTGGGAACCCCGCTAAAATATATGAAATATTAAATGTTCTTTTCCCCTCCCCTGAGAGTTATAAACCTAAACATTAACGTTTTCTTCTCATAGATGCTGCAAGACCGGCCCCGATATTAAAAAAACCTGGAACGTCCAAACTTTCCGCTCTGACTGAGGTGTCTCTGGTTCAGTTCTCTGTGGCGGCATGGGACAGTGCGGCTGTTGTTAATGTCTCTGACCCGACCACAGCAGCAGGAATCTGAAAGTTTGCCCGCTTTTGGTCGGCGGACCCCTGTCCCCTGGGTCTAGACCAGGGACTCGGCGACGGGGGCGGGGTCGGAGTCTAGGCTGTTCATGGAGCTAAGCCCCGTGTCCGAATCATCCGCCGAATCCCCCTCGTCCCCCGCCCGGTCGGCGGTGGTGGTCGTGTCCCGGGCCGGCGGCTCAGGGCTGCTGCTCAACTCCCGCAGCTCCCGGAGTAGCCGCTCCAACTCCTCCCGCTTCAGGCGCCGCATACTCCGGCTCCGCTCCAGCTCCCTCCGGCACTCCTCCAAATCGCTGGTCAGCCGCAAACTGAGACACAAACTAGCCTGCAGCTGTTCCCGCAGCTGGTCCGGGTCCAGCCCGGTGCTGCCCACCTCCACCTCGGGACCTTCCTCCTCCTCCGCTGCCGCCTCCGCCCCCTCCTCTCTCCGTTCCGGACCCTCCGCCTCCGCCGCCCCCTCCTCCGTCTGCCCCTCGGCTGCGTCCTGGCACGGCGCTGGACCCCCTTCCAGATAAGTGTCCTGCACGTAGTTGGCGCCGTGTTTCCTCATCCTGTCCAGGTGTATCCTGGCCTCGCACAGGTCGATGTCCCGGTCCAGTTCCCGCAGCCGCTCCAGTTGCTGCCGGATGGTGTGGTCCTGCGACAGGACCCGGTGCACCATAGTCTCCATCCTCTCTCCGCACCTCTCTTCCTTCGGGCCGCCCTCCCGCCGCTTCGAGCGGTTCATCTTGGCCAGCTTCCTGAAGGCTTTGcgcaccactctcctctgtttgTCCCGGGACATGGCGAGGCCGGCGCCGGCCGCTCCGCGTACCTTGCACGGGCTGTCCCTGCTGGTCACCACCCGAGCCTGGGCGCTCCGGAATCCCGCCCGGCCCAACGCGGCGCGGGTCTTCTCTAGCACGAAGGTCACTCTGTCCCGCTCCTCTCCCCACGCCCGCCACAGTCTCAGGATCTTGGTCTGGTTGGGCAGCGTCCTCTCGAAGCCCCTCCACTTCTCCACCAGGCAGTATGTGTCCGGCGCTCCGGACAGTAACTCGCTGAGAGCGGCTTCCTCCAGCAAGGCAGCTATCACATCGGCGCAAGTCGTGCGCCTCGACAGCCCGGAGATCAGCTTCTCCTCTTGACAGACCCACACGCTTATCTTGTTGTCCTGGGCGGCCATCCTCCGTCCGGCGGGGGATTCCGGACCTTTCCCCTCCAGCGCCGGCTCGTTCTGAGCCGTGCCGGGAGTTTCAGTTCCCTGTTCTATCATGTGACAACAATCGCCAGTAACTTACTGCCGGAGAGGTAAGAAAAAACTTCTCCGCATCAGCATCGCTCAGAGAGGAGCATCTGCAGGCGCGGGTCTGTCGCTGGCTCTGTGTCTGCACTCAGCCGTGTACAATTCCACCGGCGAGGACATCTCCGGTATCTTCATCACATCCCGGCAGGGCAGAACCAAACCAGACATCGCAGCTCGCCCTCGCTGGGGAATGTGAGATGTTGCTGGCTGGGACGTGTCCCTCCCTCTCTACACacaattcctctctctctctttctctctctctctctctctctcacacacacacacacacacacactcacattcacacacacatcagacacactcgcatacacacaaatacacacacatagacacattcacacacatatacacacacacacactttcacactcactcacacgtgcacttgcacactctcacacacattcaTAGACACACAtcatatacacagacacacacacacactcacatcatatacagacacattcacacacatacacacagacactcactcactgacacattcacacacatacacacacacacacacacattcactcacacatatgcgcacacacacactctctctcacacacacacacagattctcatacactcatacacacacatactcacacacacagattctcatacactcatacacacacactcacacacacagattttctcacacacacagattctcatacactcatacacacacactcacactcacacacacagattctcatacactcatacatacacacacactcacacacacagattctcatacacacacactcacactcacacacacagactctctcacacacaggagATTCTcatacactcatacacacacagattctctcacacacacacagattctcatacactcatacacacacactcacacacacagactctctcacacacaggagATTCTcatacactcatacacacacacacacacacacacacacacagactcacttaGTACAAGGCTGCCCTCTATAGCTTCTCACTCTCACTAAcgttctgttcctgaaccttgttcTTCAGGCACTCACAGAACCATCCTTTAATTTTATGTCACACAGCACAGCAAAAGTCCTTCGGCCCACTCTTCTAGCCAACTGTGTTGCCCACTGAACATTTCCCATCTGCCAATGTTTGTCCCATAGTCCTCTAAGCCTCTGCCCTCCACATGCCTAACGTGTACACCTTAACCACAAtttctggcagctgattccaaaTGTGCTcctccctctgtgtaaagaaactggCCCTGAAGTCTGTTTTCAATCTCTCagctctgatcttaaacctaagCCCCTCGTGATCTTATTTATACTTCtaacccctccctctcctccattccACATCTACACAACCTCTCCTGGTAACTCGGGCCCCCAAGTCTGGGCAAAACCCTTTTAGAACCCGGTGGACTGAATTGAAGGAAGAGGTTGGACAGGATTGTGTGGTGCTTCTCAACAAGGGCCTTATGCCCCCCCAAAGGGCTGCTGCCAGTGTATAATCGAGTATCTGGGAGAATGGAGGTGGGGGGCGCATGGTGATGAATGGATAGCGATGGGTTTTCTGCTGCAAGCTTGCACAGGATTGTGTGGTGCTTCTCCACAAGGGCCTTATGCCCCCCCAAAGGGCTGCTGCCAGTGTGTAATCGAGTATCTGGGAgaatggaggtggggtggggggggcgcaTGGTGATGAATGGATAGCGATGGGTTTTCTGCTGCAAGCTTGCACAGGATTGTGTGGTGTTTCTCCACAAGGGCCTTATGCCCCCCCCCCGCCCAAAGGGCCATGTCAGATTTTGTAAGGGCCACAAATAAAAATCAAGAAACTGAGGGGGGGGGCTGAATGATAAGTTTACTGTTTTAATGAGATATTTCCAAAATAAATGAATATAATTATTTTAAATGGAATCCTGAAttattcttcttcttcggctgtccatcgatttccatgttgactgtgctgagagtttagtctctgcaggcatGTTTATGGGCCACAAGACCAGCATTGGATCGGCACTGTCTCCCACATCGGTTGCACCAGAAACTCTACTCCGACACACCTTGCACAGTAATAAGACAGACGCTGTCGTGCTCCCACCATACAGTCTCTCTGGGCTTCCAAGTCTGATGCTAAGTGGTACACAGGAGTGTAAGGAAGCTGCCCTGCAGTGACAACTAACTAGTCTACTGATGCCATCCGTTGACCAGCACTCTGATTCCTCCACGTCACCAAGGTGGCTGTACCATTGACCCTTTTGGATTCATCTGCCACAGACACCATCAGACGCCCTGCTGCCGGCGTCCTCGCTGGGTGCAGCCTTTGCCTGAAGAGGCAGAACCTACAAAGTAGCGAAGGCATGCTTACCTCCTTGACTCAGCCAGCCACGATCCCACTACTAGATCTAGTCTAGTAGTATACCGACGGAACATCACCTTCACGGCTAGGTTAGACCTGCCAGAGAACGAATCTCCGTCATACTTCACTGATGTTCGGCCAGTGTCACTCCTGCTCCACGGTGAGGCGCCAAGGTAGGATTTTGTAGGAATCGTGAATTAAGCAGCTTAGTCTGTGTGtcttggtgggggggtggggggtcaggggGAGAGTGTGGCACATCAGTCCTTATCTCTGCCCTTGCTTGACCACTCACAAATCACGGTTCACTCCCTGCAGAGTGGcccactccacatccacccccAAAACTCTGATTATGCAGCAAGTGGGTAGGTGTGATCCAGTGGGACATCATCCACCCGCTGGAGTTCATGATTACTTTGAAATAGATCGTTCCAACTGAAAAACTGTCGGAAGTTGCCAGgttttcaatgtcaaaaaaacCTTAGCAACTAATGGAGACGACAGAGCAGGTGTTCTCAACCCGGGGTCCACTGAACCCTCGGTTAATGGtcagggtccatggcattaaaaaggtttggAGCCTCTGCCAGAGGGTGGGGCTGCAGAGGAAATGAAAGTCACAAGAGCAGAAACTGGTTGAGAACTACTTTACTCCTTGGGGCATGGGAGACTGAGGTGTACATAGTCATGAGGGTGCAGACAGGGTGAGTGCACTCAGTCTTGTCCCCAGGCTTGGGGAATCCAGAACTAGAGCaggtgagagatttaaaaagaaccttgtcaaaggaggGCAACATTTTCAtccatatatggaatgagctgccagaggcagatacatgaacAACATTTGGACAGCTgtatggatgggaaaggtttagagggatatgggccaaacacaggcaaatgggacgagTGCAGATGGGCTACATGGTTAACATGGAtcagttggactgaagggcccaTTTATGTgattatgactctatgactttaatAAGATATTTTCATTTCCAGAAAAGCTATGCTGACACCTCCTACAATGAGGTAAAGAGACAAAgtgaaagttcaaaattcaaagtacatttattatcaaagtatgtataacatatacaaccttgagattcatcttcttgtaggCAATCACAAAACAGAAGCAcagtagaacccattaaaaacccCCACACCACAAATACCATCACACACccaattagcaaaaaaagatgggtgaccccagtcattatcaataccctgcagagattgtctgcctggcatctgtGGTCACgtacttgtgatgtgcaccatccACTGCCTCTACCAGGGCTTCACATGACCTTGGTTGGGGGGTGAAGGGAggaggctaagcaggtactaacctgcagactagtggagggagggaacaccttacatctcctttggtagagacgtagctccaccctgccacccacatTTTGCatacctctctcaaatctcccctcattctcttgtgctccagggaataaagccctaacccattcaacctctccccataactcaggtcctggcaacatcctcacaTCACGTGAGAATGCAGCTCAGCTGCAGAGTGTGACCAGCCCGATGATACCCGCCCGACAGCTAATCGACACGCTTCAGCCACTCCTGATCTTGTCTGTCTTGAGATTCACATTCTcagtcagatttatttatcacgagTACTTATTTATCACGAGTATTTATTTATCAAGCATGCAGTGAACTGCATCACCTGCACAAACTACCAACagatgtgccgggggcagccgCGAGTGTCATCACACAATCAGGCGTACATATAGCATGCAATAAATCACAACACCAACAACATGACAATGCAAGAAAACCAACCAATTTCCCACTCACACTCCCACAGGTAGGTCTCCAGGATTTCACCCTGGACTCTCAGACACTGGGCCTCCAACCTCGGACCTCTCCGACCTCTGAGTCTCGACCCCAGGACTCAATGATCATAGGTTGGACCTTTGGGCATCGACCTCCAAACCCTGGTGAtctgagggggtggggagaggggttgaCATTGGCCATTGTGACTCACACCCATACAGAGGTCTGACCCAGGACTCGATGACCTGTGGATCACTGGGCTCACCAGCGTTTGCCAACGTAGACTAAAATAGTAAAAACTGCTGATAAAATCACCAGGGTGTCCCTTCCCCATTGGCAAGAGAATCAGTGGAGTCTCCTTCAACCCCTCCCCATTGGCAAGAGGGTCACCAgggtctcccttccccctccccattgGCAAGAGGGTCACCAgggtctcccttcccccttcccattGGCAAGAGGGTCACCAgggtctcccttccccctttgaTGACACATATCGAGAGCATTGTGGACAAAAGACTTGAGGTACTGTTGAGGATCCCAACcacccatccaacaatctctccgactcactaccatcaggaaggagatacaggagcatcaggactcggactgtcagactgggtgtcagcttcttccctcaggctgtgagactaatgaataccccaCCACCATCAAGATCTTGTCACTAGGTCacgagctgtttactgtactgCTTTCTGTTTACATGTAGTGAAGAGTATATGTTGAATCCTATTTTATTCACTTATTTGTGGTAACATTTTGttttgtgtgctgtgtgtgataacAGTTTTGTGGGTCCCCCATGGTCTGGAGgatcgttgtttcgtttggttgtatatatactgtatgtagtcagatgacaataaacttgaacatcgGAGATCACTGACCTTTGACTTGGACTCCTGACCCCTGAACTCTAACTCTTCCTCATCCTTGTCCTTAAACGCTAAACCTAACTACAGTCTCCTggcaccatcccatcccacaaTGAAGAGCTGTGTTTCTGTTTTCCAAAGAGTTTCTGCGGACCAGAAGTGTGAATGAATGTGGACAGAAAACAAGATagtagacacaaaatgctggaatctggagcaacaaactgcAGCCCCTGGGGGAGGTAAAATGGCAAACTGGTTTACATGTTATCATCACATACTGTAGCAAGGTACAGAACATGGAAAAACTTTGCCTTGTCTGCGTTGTGTAGACCATTTTATCACAGTGATACATCAGTCAGGATCAGAACCTGATTTAGTATCACTAGCgtatgtcatgatatttgttgttaacagtacattgcaacacataataatgTAAATTacagtattatatatatatatattcatatatgcggggtgattgatatgttcgtggcctaaggtaggagtcaattttagaaaacctagcacatttatttttcaacatagtcccctcctacatttacacacttagtccagtggttgtggagcatatggatcttggacctccagaaagtgtccacagataaggtagaaggagatgagttatacagctctcgttgcttgcacatgcagttcaactctttgagtgattatgcagaaagtttgaagctaataactcatcggggtgattgataagatgagttatacagctctcattacaatgcaaaaagtttgaagttaataactcatctccttctaccttaggccacaaacttatcaatcaccgtgtgtgtgtgtgtgtgtgtgtgtgtgtgtgtgtgtgtgtgtgtgtgtgtgtgtgtgtgtgtgtgtgtgtgtgtgtgtgtgtgtgtgtgtgtgtgtgtgagtgtgtgtgtgtgtataaaatggttacattaaataagtagagcaaaaatagaaataaagaagtagtgattTACTGTTCTTGGGTttgctgtccattcagaaatctgtggcagaggggaagaagctgtgcctgaATCGCGgtttgtgtgccttcaggctcctgtacccccttcctgatggtagcaatgaggagagggtgtgcTCATTGCCCTTTTTTGAGGCACTGttcattgaagatgtcctgcatactacggaggctagtgcctaggatggagctgactgagtttacaactctgcagtttaTTTCGATCCTGCGCAGtagaccccccctccccccactgcccCCTACCAGATGGTGATCTATTAAGGtagtaaagaaagaaaataatgacGGAATGCATTGAGCACCACAGTAACACAGTGGTCAGCGTGATGCTACTACAGATCACGgagttctggagttcagagttcagctcctgcgctgtctgtaaggagtttgtacgttctccccatgaaatGCATGGggttcctcccacggtccaaacgtgtgccagttagtaggttattGGTCATTATTGTTGTTTTGTAACTttgaaacattaaactaattcaaaggaagatacaggagtgtcttcctttgaattacatacacacacatacaagaTTACTCTAAaagtattgaaatattaaatacacaaccattgtaaattgtcctgtgagtaggCTAGTGTGaacagggtggggggagggggttttgCCGGGCAATGCGGCTGGATGGGTCgtaaggggtggggtgggggggttgccAGGTAATGTGGCTCGATGGGCCgtaaggggtgggggtgggtggggttgccGGGTAATGTGGCTCGATGGGCCgtaaggggtgggggtgggtggggttgccAGGTAACGCGGCTGGATGGGCCgtaaggggtgggggtgggtggggttgccAGGTAACGCGGCTGGATGGGCCgtaaggggtgggggtgggtggggttgccAGGTAACGCGGCTGGATGGGCCGTAAGggttgggggtgggtggggttgccAGGTAACGCGGCTGGATGGGCCgtaaggggtgggggtgggtggggttgccAGGTAACGCGGCTGGATGGGCCgtaaggggtgggggtgggtggggttgccGGGTTAAtgtggctcgatgggccagaagggcctgctccacgctgtatctctaaataaattaaaatatacgGTGAGTGAATGCAGGATTTTTCCCTAGACGttggctgagactagaactagagctcATTctatgagttcctccatcatcatgtgtgttgctgaagatttccagaatctgtagaatctcttgtgtttatgatagaactagaggttaagggtgaaaggtgaaatatttaaggggaatctgaggagaACCTTTTCACgctgggagtgtggaacaagctgccagtgccaGTGGTGGgtgcaattttgatttcaacatttaagagaagttttgataggtacatggatgcaaGGGATATGGAGGGTGTTGGTCCAGATGCAGatagatgagactaggcagatcaggtcagcatggctgatttactatccctctcaaccccgttctcctgccttctcccagtaacctttgacaccctaatcaagaacctatcaagtactgctttaaatatatccaatgcttggcctccacagccgtctgtggcaatgacttccacagattctctccctatctctattctaaatggacgtccctctattctgtggctgtgtcctctggtactagactctcccaccgtagaaaacatcttctccacgtcaaTATTtgttacatttcaatgagattcccccccaccattctttcatccttttaaactccagcaagaacaggccCAAAGTTGTCAAACACTCCTCtgaatcttctccaatgccaatacattctttcttagataaggggtccaaagtTGCTCACAAATCTCCacgtgcggtctgaccaatgcataacaaagcctcagtatcacatccttgcttttacattccagACCTcgtgaaaagaatgctaacattgcatgtgTCTTC
Proteins encoded in this region:
- the rassf10a gene encoding ras association domain-containing protein 10, with product MIEQGTETPGTAQNEPALEGKGPESPAGRRMAAQDNKISVWVCQEEKLISGLSRRTTCADVIAALLEEAALSELLSGAPDTYCLVEKWRGFERTLPNQTKILRLWRAWGEERDRVTFVLEKTRAALGRAGFRSAQARVVTSRDSPCKVRGAAGAGLAMSRDKQRRVVRKAFRKLAKMNRSKRREGGPKEERCGERMETMVHRVLSQDHTIRQQLERLRELDRDIDLCEARIHLDRMRKHGANYVQDTYLEGGPAPCQDAAEGQTEEGAAEAEGPERREEGAEAAAEEEEGPEVEVGSTGLDPDQLREQLQASLCLSLRLTSDLEECRRELERSRSMRRLKREELERLLRELRELSSSPEPPARDTTTTADRAGDEGDSADDSDTGLSSMNSLDSDPAPVAESLV